From Wolbachia endosymbiont (group A) of Longitarsus flavicornis, the proteins below share one genomic window:
- a CDS encoding phage tail protein produces the protein MSVHIEVEVIESVNAKRKKIELAIVRALNRTALWLKLKTAKEISEEKKIKLSLIRKRLRIFKAKTSRLEVLIRANLYDIRASTIGKIQKTRRGSKVGKHEFIGGFAAVMPKGNSGIFKREGRTALPIKEVKLSLKPEASRIIGNLVNYEVEEVFTKFFERQLSYKG, from the coding sequence ATGTCTGTGCATATAGAAGTTGAGGTAATAGAAAGTGTAAATGCTAAAAGAAAAAAAATAGAATTAGCAATAGTGAGAGCGTTAAACAGAACAGCACTATGGCTAAAATTGAAGACAGCAAAAGAAATTAGTGAGGAAAAGAAGATAAAATTAAGTTTGATAAGAAAGAGATTAAGAATTTTTAAGGCAAAAACTAGCAGATTAGAAGTGTTAATTAGAGCAAATCTCTATGACATTAGAGCATCAACAATTGGTAAAATACAAAAAACAAGAAGAGGATCGAAAGTAGGAAAGCATGAGTTTATAGGAGGATTTGCAGCAGTTATGCCAAAAGGAAATAGCGGTATTTTTAAGCGTGAAGGAAGAACAGCATTACCAATAAAGGAAGTTAAATTGTCACTGAAACCAGAGGCTTCAAGGATAATAGGTAATCTTGTTAATTATGAAGTTGAAGAAGTCTTTACAAAGTTTTTTGAACGTCAATTGAGCTATAAAGGATGA
- a CDS encoding phage baseplate assembly protein V, producing the protein MLENNFAIAELQRKVANIIRIGVVKEVDYEKAKVRVKIGEFLTDYLPWITSKAGKDRNWSSPGIDEQVVVFSPFGELSLGVVLGGIYQKKYPAPENKKEINSIKFQDGTKFTYDKGKHHLEIEVVDKITLKAGGSRIEMTKSGIKLKADKINLN; encoded by the coding sequence ATGTTGGAAAATAATTTTGCCATTGCAGAGTTACAGAGAAAAGTAGCGAATATCATTCGTATAGGAGTTGTAAAAGAAGTAGATTATGAAAAAGCAAAAGTAAGAGTGAAAATAGGAGAATTTTTAACAGATTATTTACCGTGGATAACAAGTAAAGCAGGAAAAGATAGAAATTGGTCTTCACCAGGTATCGATGAACAAGTTGTGGTATTTTCTCCTTTTGGTGAACTATCATTAGGAGTGGTATTAGGAGGAATATATCAGAAAAAATACCCTGCACCAGAGAATAAAAAAGAAATAAATAGTATAAAATTTCAAGATGGGACGAAGTTTACATATGATAAAGGTAAGCATCATTTAGAGATTGAAGTAGTAGACAAAATAACACTGAAAGCTGGGGGATCGAGAATAGAAATGACAAAAAGTGGAATAAAATTGAAGGCAGATAAAATAAACCTTAATTAA
- a CDS encoding PAAR domain-containing protein, whose amino-acid sequence MNKSVVRVGDHCAEATLHFCVSGSNNVFVNGKPVCRKGDNFTEGRVLTEGSKTVFANGFGVGRVGDMVSCGSKVISGSSNIFSG is encoded by the coding sequence ATGAATAAATCGGTTGTGCGAGTAGGAGATCATTGTGCAGAAGCAACACTACATTTTTGCGTTAGTGGCAGTAACAATGTTTTTGTAAATGGTAAGCCAGTTTGCCGAAAAGGAGATAATTTTACAGAAGGTAGAGTATTAACTGAAGGATCAAAAACAGTGTTTGCAAATGGGTTTGGAGTGGGAAGAGTTGGTGATATGGTTTCTTGTGGTTCCAAGGTGATCAGTGGTAGCAGTAACATTTTTTCAGGATAA
- a CDS encoding YhcG family protein: protein MDITTSLLGDISNLIDRAKNHLSVQFNSTLVLLNWEIGSRIDQDILKHKRADYGKQIISQLAKELQIKYGRGFDRASLFRMVQFSKFFSDQEIVATLSQQLSWSHFVEIIAISDELKRNYYIEMCRIERWSVRALRSKIDTMLYERTALAKKTEEFIRRSIKNLREENMLAPEFIFHDPYFLSFMELPSSYSETDLENTILDELTKFLQEFGNDFCFVTRQKRMSTKTTDRYLDLLFFHRGLKRLIAIELKIGRFEPAYKGQMEWYLNWLDKNERKAGEEKPLGIILCADKDQEDIEYLELEGSNIHVAQYLTQLPSKEILEKKLRKAISIAREKHASIKSNP from the coding sequence ATGGATATAACTACTAGCCTATTAGGAGACATTAGTAATTTAATAGATAGAGCAAAAAATCATCTTTCTGTTCAATTCAATTCTACTCTAGTATTGTTAAACTGGGAAATTGGCTCTAGAATTGATCAAGATATTCTAAAGCACAAACGTGCAGATTATGGGAAGCAAATCATCTCCCAACTTGCAAAAGAACTTCAGATTAAATATGGACGTGGTTTTGATAGAGCGTCATTATTTCGTATGGTGCAATTTTCTAAATTCTTTTCTGATCAAGAAATTGTCGCGACACTGTCACAACAATTGAGTTGGTCACATTTTGTAGAAATTATTGCAATTTCTGATGAGCTAAAGCGTAATTATTATATAGAAATGTGTCGTATTGAAAGGTGGAGTGTTAGGGCACTACGTAGTAAAATCGATACTATGTTGTATGAACGTACAGCGCTAGCAAAAAAAACTGAAGAGTTTATAAGAAGGAGTATAAAAAATTTACGTGAAGAAAATATGTTAGCACCAGAATTCATTTTTCATGACCCATACTTCCTTAGCTTCATGGAATTGCCATCAAGTTATAGTGAGACTGATCTAGAAAATACAATCTTGGATGAATTGACAAAATTTTTACAAGAGTTTGGAAATGATTTTTGTTTTGTAACACGTCAAAAAAGGATGAGTACTAAAACAACTGACAGGTATTTGGACCTGCTATTTTTTCACAGAGGATTAAAACGCCTTATAGCAATAGAACTAAAAATAGGTCGCTTTGAACCAGCTTATAAAGGACAGATGGAATGGTATTTAAATTGGTTAGATAAAAATGAACGAAAAGCAGGTGAAGAAAAACCGTTAGGGATTATTTTATGTGCTGATAAGGATCAAGAGGATATAGAATATCTTGAACTCGAAGGCTCTAATATTCATGTTGCACAGTATTTAACACAGCTTCCTTCTAAAGAAATTCTTGAAAAGAAGTTGAGAAAGGCTATTTCTATAGCACGTGAAAAACATGCAAGTATTAAGTCAAATCCATGA
- a CDS encoding GPW/gp25 family protein yields the protein MKGMDAKTGKALEGIEHLKQSIIDILTTPINSRIMRRDYGSRLFELVDKPINRDLTLEIYAATAEALGKFERRFKLEKVKMTEVKEGKVTLDLEGLYVPSGKNIRFDGVVV from the coding sequence ATGAAAGGAATGGATGCTAAAACAGGAAAAGCGTTAGAAGGAATAGAGCACTTAAAGCAATCGATAATTGATATACTGACCACTCCTATTAACAGTAGAATAATGAGGAGAGATTATGGGTCAAGATTATTTGAATTGGTGGATAAGCCAATAAATAGAGATTTAACACTTGAGATATATGCAGCAACTGCAGAAGCACTGGGGAAATTTGAGAGGAGATTTAAGTTAGAAAAAGTAAAAATGACAGAGGTGAAAGAAGGAAAAGTAACGCTTGACCTAGAAGGATTATACGTACCAAGTGGGAAAAACATTCGCTTTGATGGAGTCGTAGTATAA
- a CDS encoding baseplate J/gp47 family protein — protein MQQTNIIEPLNFEEILSRMREELVKRDASFTALVESDPAMKVLEVAAWQELLLRERINEAVKSNLLKFATGEDLDNLAEFYGVERQKEEEDERFRKRIKAKIAGWSTGGSKEYYRYHALSADKRVKDALVESKVPGSVEISILSTELSTVPEDLLEIVKKQVTRDDIRVLTDTVTVIGCNITEIDIHSRISVNSQALPEIIEIAKKQFIEKFELAKRLGWSVTRSWIIANLFVDGVENVELIEPKEDVVVLGNECAALRNLEIELN, from the coding sequence ATGCAGCAGACTAACATTATTGAGCCACTGAACTTCGAAGAAATTCTGTCTCGGATGAGGGAAGAGTTGGTGAAGCGTGACGCAAGTTTTACAGCATTAGTTGAAAGTGATCCAGCGATGAAGGTATTAGAAGTAGCAGCATGGCAAGAACTTTTGCTTAGAGAAAGAATAAATGAAGCAGTAAAGAGTAACTTACTTAAATTTGCGACAGGAGAAGATCTTGATAATTTAGCTGAGTTTTATGGAGTGGAGAGGCAAAAAGAAGAAGAGGACGAACGATTTAGAAAAAGAATCAAAGCAAAAATAGCAGGTTGGTCAACAGGAGGAAGTAAAGAATATTATAGATATCATGCACTTTCAGCAGATAAAAGAGTAAAGGATGCGCTGGTTGAGTCAAAAGTGCCAGGAAGTGTAGAGATCTCAATTTTATCCACAGAGTTATCCACAGTGCCAGAAGACCTACTTGAAATTGTAAAAAAGCAGGTTACCAGAGATGATATAAGGGTTTTAACAGATACAGTAACAGTAATTGGTTGCAATATTACGGAAATAGATATTCACAGCAGGATCAGTGTTAATTCACAGGCACTACCAGAAATTATTGAAATAGCAAAGAAACAATTTATCGAAAAATTTGAGTTAGCAAAGAGATTGGGGTGGAGTGTGACAAGATCATGGATAATAGCGAATTTATTTGTAGATGGTGTAGAAAATGTGGAATTAATCGAGCCAAAAGAAGATGTTGTGGTGCTAGGTAATGAGTGTGCTGCTTTAAGAAACTTAGAGATTGAGTTGAATTAA
- a CDS encoding phage tail protein, with protein sequence MLLPPNATKQEKALVDATDYKVDPSCIRGFKFSLKEETLPWLIEEYELGEILRWVKDKRRAIVEGVKFQRLRGTPESLKIALKWANIEDITIIEEPPGKHFFELQIGIKDVPNDFFVDAVVELAKLSLPARSRLMRIFNDHYNIDRFILDESFFGSLLSDYSGIKIEKDGPVLSFGRKNTFELKSLNPNFKFSTFRIHYEQAFSNDVYRLDVAVLGETETHTRDYKGIYERSHQWYNLKALYPLPQSLLPSIKFAKAQIVLSDSWDLGDINTCFPVSSVEERGNKFVLGNDKLSGQRWNLKHKPILERFSVTHHYKIENYTDQKITKYGLAEHNVYYKNDLDSEQKDSIHELENYILVFYPGVLKWHEHRHLHRSWKDSRIISLIS encoded by the coding sequence ATGTTATTGCCACCAAATGCAACAAAACAGGAAAAAGCGCTAGTAGATGCAACGGATTATAAAGTTGATCCAAGTTGCATCAGAGGGTTTAAGTTTAGTCTTAAAGAAGAAACATTGCCGTGGTTGATTGAGGAATATGAATTGGGGGAGATACTACGCTGGGTAAAAGATAAAAGAAGAGCGATAGTAGAAGGAGTAAAGTTTCAAAGACTGAGAGGAACCCCAGAATCACTCAAAATAGCACTAAAATGGGCAAATATAGAAGATATTACAATTATCGAAGAACCACCTGGAAAACATTTTTTTGAGCTGCAAATTGGAATAAAGGATGTGCCAAATGACTTTTTTGTAGATGCAGTTGTAGAATTGGCAAAGCTGTCATTACCAGCAAGATCAAGGCTAATGAGGATTTTCAATGACCACTACAACATTGATAGGTTTATTTTAGATGAAAGCTTTTTTGGAAGTTTGTTATCGGATTACTCGGGGATAAAAATTGAAAAAGATGGACCAGTACTGTCATTCGGTAGAAAGAACACATTTGAGCTAAAAAGCTTAAATCCAAATTTTAAGTTTAGCACTTTTCGGATTCATTATGAGCAAGCATTTAGTAATGATGTATATCGATTAGATGTAGCAGTACTTGGAGAAACAGAGACTCACACAAGGGATTATAAAGGCATTTATGAAAGAAGTCATCAGTGGTACAACTTAAAAGCACTATATCCATTACCACAGAGTTTATTACCATCGATTAAATTTGCAAAAGCGCAGATAGTATTATCAGACAGTTGGGATTTAGGAGACATAAATACGTGCTTTCCAGTTAGTAGCGTAGAAGAAAGAGGAAATAAATTTGTATTGGGAAACGATAAACTTTCAGGGCAACGTTGGAATTTAAAACACAAGCCAATTTTAGAAAGGTTTAGCGTTACTCACCACTACAAAATAGAAAACTATACAGATCAGAAGATTACAAAATATGGTTTGGCAGAACACAACGTTTACTATAAAAATGATTTAGATTCAGAGCAAAAAGACTCAATACACGAATTAGAAAATTACATTTTAGTATTTTACCCGGGAGTACTGAAGTGGCATGAACATCGACATTTGCACAGAAGTTGGAAAGATAGTCGAATAATATCTCTAATAAGTTAA